The Paraburkholderia hospita DNA segment GGCTCTTGGCTTCGACGATGCGCATCAGCGTCATCACGATCATGTTGATGAGCAGATACGCAACCGTGACGGCGATGAACGACTCGTACGTCTGCGCCGTGTAGTCGACGAGCTGGCGCGCCTGGGCGGACAGATCGAGCAGACCGATGGTCGATGCGACGGCGGAGTTCTTGAAGATGTTCAGGAACTCGGACGTCAGCGGCGGCACGATGATCCGGTACGCAACGGGCAACAGCACGTAGCGGTACGTCTGCCATTGCGTCAGGCCGAGCGCGAAACCTGCGAAGCGCTGGCCGCGTGGCAGCGCGTTGATGCCCGAGCGCACCTGCTCGCACACGCGCGCGGCGGTGAACAGCCCGAGACAGATGATCGACGA contains these protein-coding regions:
- a CDS encoding amino acid ABC transporter permease yields the protein MSYHWNWGILLSPVSTGEPTTYLGWLLSGLWVTVTVSLCAWVIALIVGSFFGVLRTVQNPRVAAIGTVYVAIFRNIPLIVQFFVWYLVIPELLPVSIGTWFKQLPPGAQFFSSSIICLGLFTAARVCEQVRSGINALPRGQRFAGFALGLTQWQTYRYVLLPVAYRIIVPPLTSEFLNIFKNSAVASTIGLLDLSAQARQLVDYTAQTYESFIAVTVAYLLINMIVMTLMRIVEAKSRLPGYIGGK